One Fusarium musae strain F31 chromosome 6, whole genome shotgun sequence DNA segment encodes these proteins:
- the VMA4 gene encoding V-ATPase V1 sector subunit E (EggNog:ENOG41~BUSCO:EOG09264OML), with translation MSQHALSDQQVNNELSKMTAFIKQEAMEKAREIEIKANEEFEIEKSKLVRQETDAIDSQYEKKFKQATMSQQITRSTVANKTRLKVLGARQELLDNIFEEAQKKLAEGAKDKGKYQKALKGLLLEGFYALDEPELQVRARKKDYDVVKKAIEEAAKEFKKELGKDIAAKIQEDDPLPEGIAGGVVVISGSGKIDIDNTFEARLRLLEESAAPAVREALFGKNPNRKFFD, from the exons ATGTCGCAACACGCCTTGTCCGACCAGCAG GTCAACAATGAGCTCAGCAAGATGACGGCCTTCATCAAGCAAGAAGCCATGGAGAAGGCCCGCGAGatcgagatcaaggccaatgaGGAGTTCGAGATCGAGAAGTCCAAGCTCGTCCGCCAGGAGACAGACGCCATCGATAGCCAGTACGAAAAGAAGTTCAAGCAGGCCACCATGTCTCAGCAAATCACCCGCTCAACCGTTGCCAACAAGACGCGACTCAAGGTCCTCGGCGCCCGCCAGGAGCTACTCGACAACATATTTGAGGAggcccagaagaagctcgccGAGGGTGCCAAGGATAAGGGCAAGTACCAAAAGGCCCTCAAGGGTCTCCTGCTTGAGGGTTTCTACGCCCTGGATGAGCCTGAGCTCCAGGTCCGCGCGCGCAAGAAGGATTACGATgtcgtcaagaaggccatcgaggaggctgccaaggagtTCAAGAAGGAGCTTGGAAAGGACATTGCAGCAAAGATTCAAGAGGACGATCCTCTCCCCGAGGGAAT TGCTGGCGGTGTGGTTGTTATCAGTGGAAGTGGAAAGATTGACATCGATAACACTTTTGAGGCAAGATTGCGACTCTTGGAAGAGTCTGCTGCTCCTGCAGTACGAGAGGCTCTATTCGGCAAGAATCCTAACCGCAAGTTCTTCGACTAA
- a CDS encoding hypothetical protein (EggNog:ENOG41) produces MSQKGKNGNIMSFFKPMTKSQTPKTSRTLTPNPPSSPQPPSSPSEQKLATPVKKTATIPRDFEIKDSDEEDDLGASSDDSLEDLSAILGRGRPGKAAGTPLLNPFTTPRAKRTAVEFPASPLAIMSKHKFDLKALAKDARQDDATHASALKIKAFSTTEQHEQQMSTDEMSRDVMEGIIKNNTGQDAQKVMRAVQRSAPGHSQLRYCFFREGYAIPSPTAAPKKFNKGPWRLLTQGDYQTREQHLVSGLPLTILQMQGGLPDELFEWILNEVCSQKSTLVRREYCNLLSSCPEVVARIVTPRRLEELFRRFGASSELEQQDSQLNLLKSSAEPYEGRDWSSLSSFLSLLTAISPYMSRESVVYASRTLLRMSMDKFLIYEIDLLVTYETSIHALLEAIPQPGWDIFVSYTQGWHARFLLTRMQCSETCTQLHTLVKEQCVRTNALACLPISKARSHELRRRLAVVFLFNDPSLGRYHPDDVVTIRGVIALLDHEDFFVGPKTDFALLQANIILINIVVDDGSFAPSADPEKEKQFNRDVDELAVRLREIWRKINDAGMKLARTEAKSVIEWVQQRLAHSVRTRRKAKKSIFDLPGQKEDPFLPKQQNYMKSFLKKAPQSVPDPVAEPSPTESEDVFHEAVDADTIVVKVK; encoded by the coding sequence ATGTCTCAAAAGGGTAAAAATGGGAATATTATGAGTTTCTTCAAACCCATGACAAAGTCACAAACACCCAAGACCTCCAGAACCTTAACACCAAacccaccatcatcaccacagccaccttcatcaccatcggAACAAAAGTTGGCTACTCCAGTCAAGAAGACGGCAACAATTCCCCGAGACTTTGAGATAAAAGATtcggacgaagaagatgatcttGGAGCATCCTCAGACGATTCGCTGGAGGATCTGTCCGCTATCCTCGGACGAGGTCGTCCAGGAAAGGCTGCTGGTACCCCCCTCCTCAATCCCTTTACAACCCCAAGGGCCAAGAGAACTGCAGTTGAGTTTCCTGCGTCCCCATTGGCGATAATGTCCAAGCACAAATTCGACCTCAAAGCTCTGGCAAAGGATGCTAGACAGGACGATGCGACTCATGCAAGTGCTTTGAAGATCAAGGCCTTTTCAACTACTGAACAACATGAGCAACAAATGTCAACAGATGAGATGTCACGGGATGTGATGGAGGGCAttatcaagaacaacaccgGTCAAGATGCCCAGAAAGTAATGCGAGCTGTTCAGAGGTCAGCACCGGGACACTCACAGCTTCGATATTGCTTCTTTCGTGAAGGATATGCAATACCATCCCCCACAGCTGCCCCCAAAAAGTTTAACAAAGGGCCATGGAGACTGTTGACTCAAGGCGATTACCAGACACGTGAGCAACATCTTGTCTCTGGACTACCTCTTACCATCTTACAAATGCAGGGGGGACTCCCGGATGAGCTTTTCGAATGGATTCTGAATGAGGTTTGCTCCCAAAAGTCAACTCTTGTCAGACGAGAATACTGTAACTTGCTCAGCTCGTGTCCAGAAGTAGTCGCGCGCATTGTCACGCCGCGTCGTTTGGAGGAGTTGTTTCGTCGATTCGGCGCTTCTTCTGAGCTTGAACAACAAGACTCTCAGTTGAATCTCCTGAAATCAAGTGCCGAGCCTTATGAAGGACGCGACTGGTCATCTCTCAGCTCCTTCTTATCACTCCTCACAGCCATCTCGCCCTACATGTCCCGAGAGTCGGTTGTCTATGCTTCGCGGACGCTCCTACGTATGTCAATGGACAAGTTCTTGATATATGAGATTGATTTGTTGGTCACTTACGAAACTTCTATCCATGCCCTTCTCGAAGCAATTCCTCAGCCTGGCTGGGACATATTTGTGAGTTACACTCAAGGGTGGCACGCGAGATTCTTACTGACACGTATGCAGTGCTCTGAAACATGTACACAGCTGCACACATTAGTCAAAGAACAATGTGTGAGGACCAATGCTCTTGCGTGTCTGCCTATCAGCAAAGCCAGATCTCACGAGCTTAGACGGCGACTGGCTGTAGTGTTTTTGTTCAACGACCCAAGCTTGGGTCGCTACCATCCCGACGATGTGGTTACTATTCGTGGCGTCATAGCACTCTTGGATCACGAGGACTTCTTCGTCGGGCCCAAGACAGATTTCGCCCTCCTCCAGGCCAACATTATTCTTATCAATATCGTCGTGGATGACGGCTCATTTGCACCATCTGCTGATCCGGAGAAGGAAAAACAGTTCAATCGcgatgttgacgagcttgCAGTCAGACTGAGGGAAATCTGGCGAAAGATCAACGATGCGGGTATGAAACTCGCTCGTACAGAAGCCAAAAGCGTCATAGAATGGGTCCAGCAGCGACTTGCACACTCAGTCCGTACACGTCgaaaggcgaagaagagcaTATTTGATCTGCCAGGTCAGAAAGAGGATCCCTTCCTTCCGAAGCAGCAGAATTACATGAAGAGCTTCCTCAAGAAAGCACCACAGAGTGTGCCGGATCCAGTGGCTGAACCATCCCCTACAGAATCAGAGGATGTCTTCCACGAAGCAGTAGACGCCGATACGATCGTAGTCAAGGTGAAATAA
- a CDS encoding hypothetical protein (EggNog:ENOG41), with translation MTTTTTSDGHLDPQALSATQRSRWATQRKSVNSSNNKRNSLLERMGHKKTGSNEKNPPSDGSDPHGDDGQPPQANPEDLNGGEADEDHENRTLFFNQPLPEELLDENGHPTQVFTRNKIRTAKYTPLSFVPKNLWFQFHNVANIFFLFLVILVIFPIFGGVNPGLNAVPLIFIIAVTAIKDAIEDYRRTILDIELNNAPVHRLRNWNNVNVLEGDVSMWRQFKKANSKFFGSIWRATQSLWSKKAKEERAKRKAGPAEDDAPRPSVETHRTRQSMRQSIASPFTGRESFMSAREDIQMTPVPSPSPQATPAQFEMPDQQDAKRAAALSQMKSDIINYNHPPSGARFQKDTWKSLVVGDFVRIYNDEELPADVIILSTSDPDGGCYVETKNLDGETNLKVRQALRCGRGLKHARDCERAEFVIESEGPQPNLYKYNGAIKWKQNVPGYLDDEPEDMTEPITIDNLLLRGCNLRNTEWIVGVVVYTGHDTKIMMNAGITPSKRARIAREMNFNVVCNFGILLIMCLLAAIINGVAWAKTDASLHFFDFGSIGGKPAMSGFITFWAAIILFQNLVPISLYITLEIVRTLQAIFIYSDVEMYYEPIDQPCIPKSWNISDDVGQIEYIFSDKTGTLTQNVMEFKKATINGQPYGEAYTEAQAGMQKRLGIDVEKEGERVRAEIADAKVRALAGLRKIHDNPYLHDEALTFIAPDFVSDLSGESGPEQQAANEYFMLALALCHTVMAEKVDGDKPKMIFKAQSPDEEALVATARDMGFTVLGSSGEGINLNVMGQDRHYQILNTLEFNSSRKRMSSIVRMPDGRIVLFCKGADSIIYSRLKRGEQKELRKTTAEHLEMFAREGLRTLCIAHKEVSEQDYRAWKKEHDAAASALEEREEKLESVAELIEQDLYLIGGTAIEDRLQDGVPDTIALLGNAGIKLWVLTGDKVETAINIGFSCNLLNNDMELIHLKVDEDETGEITDETFFDMAERLLDDNLQTFGITGSDHDLALAKKNHEPPAPTHGLVIDGFTLRWVLNDRLKQKFLLLCKQCKSVLCCRVSPAQKAAVVAMVKNGLDVMTLSIGDGANDVAMIQEADVGVGIAGVEGRQAAMSSDYAIAQFRFLQRLVLVHGRWSYRRLAESISNFFYKNMVWTFSIFWYEIYCDMDMTYLFDYTYILMFNLFFTSVPVAIMGVLDQDVSDKVSLAVPQLYRRGIERLEWTQLKFWLYMIDGVYQSIMVFFIPYLLFMPGTFLTGNGLGVEDRLRFGAYVAHPAVITINMYILINTYRWDWLMVLIVVISDVFIFFWTGVYTSFTSSAFFYGTAAQVYGEATFWACFFLVPVICLFPRFAIKALQKVYWPYDVDIIREQERMGKFAHLDQVEEASDPLTADTKSDKSKSSKSSRRSKKMPKHVAYGSVDEDLRPIYPPSTATRTTTYNQHSQNGSDSTNYTAHRISLDVPMQARPSIDRARPSYDRMRASMDRVRPSFEASNDFTSAARLSRIESSQSQGGRFRPRLRGLSLTKSANI, from the exons ATgaccacaacaacaacctctgACGGCCACCTTGACCCGCAGGCCCTCAGTGCCACCCAAAGATCGCGATGGGCCACACAAAGAAAGAGTGTCAACAGCAGTAACAACAAACGCAATTCTCTGCTCGAACGTATGGGACATAAGAAGACAGGTTCCAATGAGAAGAATCCCCCCTCCGACGGATCCGACCCTCACGGTGACGATGGCCAACCGCCCCAAGCGAACCCCGAAGACCTGAATGGTGGTGAGGCGGACGAGGATCACGAGAACCGCACCTTATTCTTCAACCAGCCACTGCCTGAAGAGCTTTTGGATGAAAACGGACATCCCACTCAAGTCTTCACGCGAAATAAAATCCGAACAGCCAAATATACGCCTCTATCATTCGTTCCTAAAAACTTGTGGTTCCAATTCCACAACGTTgctaatatatttttcttgttcttggttaTCCTGGTC ATCTTCCCGATTTTTGGTGGCGTCAATCCAGGTCTCAACGCCGTTCCGTTGATTTTCATTATTGCAGTAACTGCTATCAAGGATGCCATCGAGGATTACCGACGAACTATTCTCGACATCGAACTCAACAATGCTCCTGTCCACCGCTTACGAAACTGGAACAACGTCAATGTTTTGGAGGGCGACGTTTCCATGTGGCGTCAATTCAAGAAGGCCAATTCGAAATTCTTCGGTTCTATCTGGCGAGCAACTCAATCTCTGTGGTCCAAGAAGGCGAAGGAAGAGAGGGCGAAGCGGAAGGCCGGCCCTGCGGAGGATGATGCGCCTCGGCCTTCAGTCGAGACGCACCGAACTCGTCAATCCATGAGACAGTCCATTGCATCGCCTTTCACCGGCCGTGAGTCCTTCATGTCCGCCCGAGAGGACATTCAGATGACTCCTGTTCCGTCACCTTCACCTCAGGCCACACCTGCACAATTTGAGATGCCCGACCAGCAAGATGCCAAGCGCGCAGCAGCTTTATCGCAGATGAAGTCTGATATTATCAACTACAACCACCCCCCATCCGGTGCCCGATTTCAAAAGGATACCTGGAAGAGTCTCGTCGTTGGCGATTTCGTTCGTATATATAATGACGAAGAATTGCCCGCGGATGTCATCATCCTATCTACCTCCGATCCTGATGGAGGTTGCTATGTCGAAACCAAAAATTTGGACGGCGAAACTAACCTGAAAGTCCGTCAGGCTTTGCGTTGCGGCCGAGGTCTAAAGCATGCCAGAGACTGCGAACGTGCAGAGTTTGTGATCGAAAGCGAGGGACCTCAACCAAACCTCTACAAGTATAACGGTGCCATCAAGTGGAAGCAGAATGTCCCCGGCTATCTCGACGACGAGCCCGAGGACATGACGGAACCTATTACCATCGACAATCTCCTCCTACGTGGATGCAACCTCCGGAATACTGAGTGGATTGTTGGTGTAGTTGTTTACACCGGACATGACACCAAAATCATGATGAACGCCGGTATCACTCCTAGTAAGCGTGCTCGCATTGCTCGAGAGATGAACTTCAATGTCGTGTGTAACTTTGGTATCTTGCTTATCATGTGTTTGCTCGCCGCTATAATAAACGGCGTGGCATGGGCAAAGACAGATGCGTCTCTTCACTTCTTTGACTTCGGATCCATTGGTGGCAAACCAGCTATGAGCGGATTTATCACTTTCTGGGCTGCAATCATTCTGTTTCAAAACTTGGTGCCCATTTCGCTCTATATCACCCTGGAAATTGTGCGAACCTTGCAGGCTATCTTTATCTACAGCGATGTGGAGATGTACTATGAGCCGATCGATCAACCATGCATTCCCAAGTCATGGAATATTTCGGACGATGTTGGCCAAATCGAATACATCTTTTCCGACAAAACCGGTACTCTCACGCAAAACGTTATGGAGTTCAAGAAGGCAACGATCAATGGACAGCCATATGGAGAAGCTTACACGGAAGCTCAGGCAGGAATGCAGAAGCGACTTGGcattgatgttgagaaggaaGGAGAGAGGGTTCGCGCCGAGATTGCTGACGCCAAGGTTCGGGCGCTTGCTGGTCTTCGCAAAATTCACGACAACCCATATCTTCACGACGAGGCTTTGACATTCATTGCTCCTGATTTCGTTTCCGATCTCTCTGGTGAGTCAGGCCCCGAGCAGCAGGCAGCCAACGAGTATTTCATGCTAGCCCTGGCTCTCTGTCATACTGTAATGGCTGAGAAGGTTGATGGCGACAAACCAAAAATGATTTTCAAGGCACAGTcaccagatgaagaagccttGGTTGCCACTGCTCGTGATATGGGTTTCACTGTTCTCGGAAGCTCTGGTGAAGGCATCAATCTGAACGTGATGGGCCAGGACCGACATTATCAAATTCTTAACACACTTGAATTCAACTCTAGTCGAAAGCGAATGAGTTCAATTGTCCGGATGCCTGATGGTCGCATCGTTCTCTTCTGCAAAGGTGCAGACAGCATCATCTACTCTCGCCTGAAACGAGGCGAACAGAAGGAGCTCAGAAAGACGACTGCTGAGCATCTCGAAATGTTTGCCCGGGAAGGTCTTCGAACACTGTGTATTGCCCACAAGGAAGTTTCCGAGCAGGACTACCGAGCTTGGAAGAAAGAACACGATGCAGCTGCTTCTGCCCTCGAAGAGCGGGAAGAGAAGCTAGAATCAGTGGCCGAGCTGATTGAACAAGATCTCTACCTTATTGGTGGTACCGCCATCGAGGATCGTTTACAAGATGGGGTACCCGACACAATTGCTCTCTTGGGCAATGCTGGCATCAAGCTTTGGGTTCTCACTGGCGACAAAGTTGAGACTGCTATTAATATCGGCTTCTCTTGTAACCTTCTGAACAACGACATGGAACTGATTCACCTCAAggtcgacgaggacgagacaGGCGAGATCACCGACGAGACCTTCTTTGACATGGCAGAAAGACTATTGGATGACAACCTTCAGACATTTGGCATTACCGGTAGCGATCATGATCTCGCGCTTGCCAAGAAGAACCACGAACCGCCTGCCCCAACCCACGGACTTGTCATTGATGGTTTCACACTCCGATGGGTACTCAACGACCGCCTGAAGCAAAAGTTTCTCCTGCTCTGTAAGCAGTGCAAGTCGGTTCTCTGCTGTCGAGTCAGTCCTGCGCAGAAGGCTGCCGTTGTGGCTATGGTCAAGAACGGTCTCGATGTCATGACCCTTTCCATTGGTGACGGTGCCAACGATGTTGCCATGATCCAGGAAGCCGATGTTGGTGTCGGTAttgctggtgttgaaggCCGTCAAGCGGCCATGTCTTCTGACTATGCTATTGCTCAATTCCGATTCCTTCAGAGACTGGTGCTCGTCCATGGTCGATGGTCATACCGCCGTCTGGCAGAGAGTATCAGCAATTTCTTTTACAAGAACATGGTCTGGACCTTTTCCATTTTCTGGTACGAGATCTATTGTGATATGGATATGACATATCTCTTCGACTACACATACATTCTCATGTTTAACCTCTTCTTTACTTCGGTCCCTGTCGCTATTATGGGTGTTCTGGATCAGGACGTGTCTGACAAGGTATCGTTGGCTGTTCCTCAGCTCTACCGACGAGGTATCGAGCGACTGGAGTGGACCCAGCTCAAGTTCTG GCTCTACATGATTGATGGTGTTTATCAGTCCATCATGGTTTTCTTCATTCCGTATCTTCTGTTTATGCCTGGCACCTTCTTGACTGGCAACGGCCTTGGCGTAGAGGACCGTCTTCGATTTGGCGCCTATGTTGCTCACCCCGCCGTCATCACGATCAACATGTACATTCTGATCAACACCTATCGCTGGGATTGGCTGATGGTGCTCATTGTTGTCATCTCTGATGTATTCATTTTCTTCTGGACTGGAGTGTACACTTCCTTCACCTCGTCGGCGTTCTTCTATGGTACTGCTGCACAGGTATATGGAGAAGCAACCTTCTGGGCATGTTTCTTCCTCGTACCTGTCATCTGTCTCTTCCCGCGATTTGCTATCAAGGCTCTGCAGAAAGTGTACTGGCCTTACGATGTCGATATCATTCGTGAGCAGGAACGAATGGGTAAATTCGCACACCTCGACCAGGTCGAAGAGGCCAGTGATCCTCTCACCGCAGACACCAAGAGTGACAAGTCCAAGTCATccaagagctcaaggaggTCAAAGAAGATGCCCAAGCACGTGGCTTATGGCAGTGTTGATGAGGATCTACGGCCTATTTACCCCCCTTCAACAGCGACACGAACCACGACATATAATCAGCACAGCCAAAATGGCAGCGACTCGACCAATTACACGGCACATCGAATATCGTTGGATGTACCAATGCAAGCCCGGCCATCGATTGACCGAGCGCGACCATCATACGATCGTATGCGAGCCTCGATGGACAGGGTGAGACCCAGCTTTGAGGCCAGCAACGACTTCACATCGGCAGCGCGGCTATCGAGGATCGAGTCAAGTCAATCGCAAGGAGGTCGATTCCGCCCTCGACTTAGAGGACTTTCGTTGACTAAGAGTGCCAACATATAA
- a CDS encoding hypothetical protein (EggNog:ENOG41) yields the protein MGNQEQEPLHLRQAVRSNEFAAEHNISQSVVSAVGTVAAIVVATLILRLTNVIATASIKAATGRPRKFTVPAPKIPEPYSTVDAPSARVSGSSAVQCYAPATGQFLGQINPSTPAAIDRAVVAATAAQKVWAETTFEERRAVLRSLLQHVLDNAEDIVKIACLDSGKTMVDAQLGEILVTAEKLKWTLDHGEAALRPSRRPTNFLMMYKRNTVHYEPLGVVAALVSWNYPFHNFIGPVISALFSGNGILVKVSEQTAWSSQYFTNIARGALVAHGHDPQLVQTVVCWPQTAGHLTSHPGISHITFIGSQSVAHHVAASAAKSLTPVVAELGGKDPFIILDSASRDLKRIAEVILRGTFQAAGQNCIGIERVIAPRAIHDKLVEMLAPRVNALRLGPEADVGAMISDASFDRLEELIAEAVAQGARLLAGGKRYNHPEYPTGHYFQPTFLADVTPDMRIAQHECFAPVLTLLRAKSSSPEDILAIANAPNFGLGASVHGSERDPNLQPIVRGLRAGMVAVNDFAVYYAVQLPFGGVGGSGYGRFAGEEGLRGLCNMKAICEDRFGWLGIRTGIPPPVQYPIKSQPDSWKFTHGVVELGYGAPLRKLKGLGNILTNM from the exons ATGGGgaatcaagaacaagaaccatTGCACCTCCGCCAAGCGGTAAGGAGCAATGAGTTTGCTGCAGAGCACAACATCTC GCAATCTGTAGTCTCTGCCGTTGGGACGGTCGCTGCCATTGTCGTTGCAACTCTAATTCTTCGCCTCACCAACGTTATCGCTACAGCCTCTATCAAAGCAGCCACCGGTCGTCCTCGCAAGTTTACCGTTCCCGCGCCCAAGATCCCCGAGCCTTACTCCACCGTCGACGCCCCTTCAGCCAGGGTCTCCGGCAGCTCAGCCGTTCAATGCTATGCACCAGCTACTGGCCAGTTCCTAGGACAAATCAACCCTTCTACACCTGCTGCTATCGATCGAGCTGTTGTCGCCGCCACGGCTGCCCAGAAGGTATGGGCCGAGACAACCTTTGAGGAACGCCGGGCTGTGTTGCGCTCGCTGTTGCAGCACGTCCTCGACAATGCTGAGGACATTGTCAAGATTGCTTGCTTGGACAGTGGAAAGACTATGGTGGATGCTCAGTTGGGAGAGATCCTTGTCAcagctgagaagctcaagtggACTCTCGACCATGGTGAAGCTGCACTGCGCCCGTCTCGTCGTCCTACCAACTTTCTCATGATGTACAAGCGCAACACTGTCCACTATGAACCTCTTGGCGTTGTTGCTGCTCTTGTCAGCTGGAACTATCCATTCCACAACTTCATCGGTCCCGTCATCAGCGCCCTCTTCTCTGGAAACGGTATTCTTGTCAAGGTTTCTGAGCAGACTGCTTGGTCTAGCCAGTacttcaccaacatcgcCCGTGGCGCTCTCGTTGCCCATGGTCATGATCCTCAGCTTGTTCAGACAGTCGTGTGCTGGCCTCAAACTGCCGGACATCTTACTTCACATCCTGGTATCAGCCACATCACCTTCATCGGTTCTCAGTCTGTCGCCCATCATGTTGCTGCTAGCGCGGCCAAGAGCCTTACTCCTGTTGTCGCAGAGCTTGGTGGTAAGGATCCCTTCATTATTCTCGATTCTGCTTCTCGAGACCTCAAACGCATCGCCGAAGTCATTCTTCGTGGAACCTTCCAAGCCGCTGGCCAGAACTGTATTGGTATCGAGAGAGTCATTGCCCCTCGTGCAATCCATGATAAGCTTGTCGAAATGCTTGCTCCTCGCGTCAACGCCTTACGTCTGGGCCCTGAGGCTGATGTCGGTGCCATGATCTCTGATGCCTCCTTTGACCGCCTTGAGGAACTCATCGCTGAGGCTGTTGCCCAAGGAGCCCGTCTCCTTGCTGGTGGCAAACGCTACAACCATCCCGAATATCCCACTGGTCACTATTTCCAGCCAACTTTCCTCGCCGACGTCACCCCCGACATGCGTATTGCACAACATGAGTGCTTCGCTCCTGTTCTTACCCTCCTCCGCGCCAAGTCATCGTCCCCTGAAGATATCCTCGCCATTGCTAACGCCCCCAACTTTGGCCTCGGTGCCTCTGTTCACGGTTCCGAGCGTGATCCCAACTTGCAGCCCATCGTCAGAGGCCTCCGCGCCGGCATGGTCGCTGTCAATGACTTCGCCGTCTACTACGCCGTCCAGTTGCcctttggtggtgttggtggctCTGGTTATGGCCGCTTTGCAGGCGAAGAGGGTCTACGCGGACTCTGCAACATGAAAGCCATTTGTGAGGATCGCTTCGGCTGGCTGGGCATCCGCACTGGTATCCCTCCCCCAGTGCAATACCCTATTAAGAGCCAGCCCGATAGCTGGAAGTTCACACATGGTGTTGTAGAGCTGGGATATGGAGCTCCCCTGAGAAAGCTCAAGGGTCTCGGCAATATTCTCACAAACATGTAA
- a CDS encoding hypothetical protein (EggNog:ENOG41) produces the protein MSPTKDPRRVDLIVPYQEPKGSGDSTDLSSTMSTTLPMAAMFTRNKMVGWASVVFSIQSWLGESEDSKKNSTTPGYFSVGMSIMALAVTYLPMFLPPVGGKQASGTEAPAPVPLA, from the exons ATGTCGCCTACCAAGGACCCCAGAAGAGTTGACCTGA TCGTCCCTTACCAAGAGCCCAAGGGCTCAGGTGACTCGACCGATCTCTCCTCAACGATGTCTACCACCCTGCCAATGGCTGCTATGTTTACGCGCAACAAAATGGTTGGATG GGCATCGGTTGTTTTCTCTATCCAGAGTTGGCTCGGCGAGAGCGAGGACTCGAAGAAGAACTCCACCACTCCTGGATACTTCTCCGTTGGCATGTCCA TCATGGCTCTTGCTgttacttacctacctatgttCCTCCCTCCCGTCGGTGGTAAGCAGGCCTCTGGCACCGAAGCCCCTGCTCCTGTCCCTCTGGCATAG